In Cervus elaphus chromosome 16, mCerEla1.1, whole genome shotgun sequence, a single window of DNA contains:
- the FAM205A gene encoding protein FAM205A: MLIPTSVLWDLGYLLYIYGSIFIIILTIWQVKESYCGLTEHKRSCCPSHRKVRQGARDEASRARRLSQEEAEKPWELLSVMRSQGWLPQEGSVRQLLCEDPCCQTCNGMALEIQQVLADENTPVSPTSGGPAQGSSCLEVLSKPRVSFQESMEHRSPHSKGPSLPPANLTVSQKSLAPSVAQSAGTAGICDCWAEHLKLGQGFQMPEVPRSPETMLSSRFEEPRVSVNLQEIIQSHPNLVYGNQGQQPLNSQVSLLTLNREITALTHPMALNMVTVLPAHLPFLSPEVLRLLEVHVRRLMHFQRWGLPRRVEESLRQLMPNPPLFCHPVHNQPVSFIQNDISPFSVEKFGTISYQNWGSCIAGQPTQAFWVSEWSIMDPEQRHYYQQIPNHTTLASPYVALKELSDLYLMPGQQASDLGGPVQPKYSQLFCGLPSLHSESLVDTFLGYQGLSMNGSMSKHPLKDPFFFKEHSCFPLMPKTLPQSALPSSPSSPNWTAPPEQQTQISSPLLTLDECEALEWHLLQRQLQLQWDFPDVFQRDQYTESPMQCKPTDQAQSSETVKTSWPGQPVSTITKELFFPEHARRLREFHLQRQLVRDHWSLPWKIQQSIQLLLPPAGQQTLSWSSIALDNVNVPQPTALECTGVGNPLPAIKDPGSVPMPQVIDQAKAILQSHVDSKCEEIHQGKVPVYIRGSCEFRIPGGLQVAPVTCIPESKPLELQAADDLDKRQEVTPWMPAALDQQQQASSDALIKHPKLPWALSQGSIEKLKTTLQHKYLAFLSGLPALYYVALSRAMAPAITSPAMKTEMVPGPVQFPTELLTQVPSPEEQGLSPGPGFQDGNEACADTAGEFQAEVQMEGIIKIVPRESQTGPARPYSLREPILTKLNFHLRKKILEIQLGIPLKARESREQTVAMPKNVCTQESPGNLDNQGKLPLQDLPVPPDTPHSPDPEWLHLTEELATELKTVHQKQKQRHFSAAHRGSVHWAAQTSQSSGDTTEGKARALCVQLEASVDGPSLEEPWGSEPHRPDKSKGSAHIPTLAERRKKPGKPKPVGDRGEGDASFTLSSTREKSHPTEAQRPEGLLLKRTPHSSCCQRHHFHRDAPCQHSPQHQPQLKLPELPPGVPEGKDSENDQRASQAKLNVILKPARVPENAQPVVLEGSQGQPFLGQLTPGNPLWGHTLHGQVLQGPVMPGYTHQRPSLPDSGFRNKMKSFWHCINLKTKGKGHKESMPSTSEKMANTRKVNVAKSLAPAKSPKERTKTEKTRGDLKAQFPPPEKQMGLALMDIPRSPDSKLRHRSHSDRLHSASVLSTPHHCPRHCPRVVCATHPGNPP, encoded by the exons ATGCTGATCCCGACTTCTGTTCTGTGGGATTTAGGGTATCTCTTATATATCTATGGCTCCATCTTCATTATTATCCTAACTATCTGGCAAGTGAAAGAGAGTTACTGTGGATTAACGGAACATAAAAGGAGCTGCTGCCCG agcCACCGAAAAGTCAGACAAGGGGCTAGAGATGAAGCGTCAAGAG CTAGGAGACTTTCCCAGGAAGAAGCTGAGAAGCCGTGGGAGCTGCTTTCTGTCATGAGAAG CCAGGGCTGGCTTCCTCAAGAGGGGAGTGTGCGGCAGCTCCTGTGTGAAGATCCCTGCTGCCAAACCTGCAACGGCATGGCTCTGGAGATTCAGCAGGTGCTGGCAGATGAGAACACCCCGGTCTCCCCGACTTCAGGGGGGCCAGCACAGGGCTCCTCTTGCCTAGAGGTTTTGTCCAAGCCTAGAGTGTCTTTCCAGGAAAGTATGGAGCATCGTTCCCCACACTCCAAAGGCCCTTCACTTCCACCTGCAAACCTCACAGTGTCACAGAAATCCTTGGCACCGTCAGTGGCCCAGTCAGCTGGTACAGCTGGCATCTGTGACTGCTGGGCTGAACACCTCAAGCTAGGGCAGGGATTCCAAATGCCAGAGGTGCCCAGGAGCCCAGAGACTATGCTTTCTTCAAGATTTGAGGAGCCAAGAGTTTCAGTGAACCTGCAGGAGATAATCCAGAGCCACCCCAACCTTGTCTATGGGAACCAAGGCCAGCAGCCCTTGAATTCCCAGGTCTCTCTGCTGACCCTGAATCGAGAAATCACAGCTTTAACACATCCTATGGCCTTAAACATGGTCACTGtcctccctgcccacctgccGTTCCTTAGTCCTGAAGTCCTGAGGCTTCTTGAGGTACATGTAAGAAGACTGATGCATTTCCAGAGGTGGGGGCTCCCCAGACGTGTGGAAGAGTCCCTGAGGCAGCTTATGCCAAACCCACCACTATTTTGCCACCCGGTACATAATCAGCCAGTTTCTTTCATCCAGAATGATATTTCTCCATTCTCTGTTGAGAAATTCGGGACCATTTCATACCAGAACTGGGGCTCATGTATAGCTGGCCAACCCACCCAGGCCTTCTGGGTTTCTGAGTGGTCCATAATGGACCCAGAACAAAGACACTACTACCAGCAAATCCCAAACCATACAACTTTAGCCTCACCCTATGTAGCTCTTAAAGAATTAAGTGACCTTTATCTAATGCCTGGGCAACAGGCTAGTGATTTAGGGGGCCCTGTGCAGCCGAAATACAGCCAGCTATTCTGTGGCCTCCCTTCTCTGCACAGTGAATCCCTGGTTGACACCTTCTTGGGTTATCAAGGCCTCTCCATGAATGGGAGCATGTCCAAGCACCCCTTGAAGGATCcttttttcttcaaggagcacTCCTGCTTCCCTCTGATGCCTAAAACTCTGCCCCAGTCAGCTCTACCCTCTTCTCCATCTTCCCCAAATTGGACAGCTCCACCTGAGCAACAAACTCAGATCAGTAGCCCCTTGCTGACTCTGGACGAATGTGAAGCCTTGGAGTGGCACCTGCTGCAGAGGCAGCTCCAGCTTCAGTGGGACTTCCCAGATGTTTTCCAGAGAGATCAGTACACTGAGAGCCCCATGCAGTGTAAGCCCACTGACCAAGCCCAATCTTCTGAGACTGTAAAAACTTCCTGGCCAGGTCAGCCTGTCTCCACCATCACAAAGGAACTATTCTTCCCAGAGCATGCCAGGAGGCTGCGGGAATTCCACCTCCAGAGACAGTTGGTTCGTGATCACTGGAGCCTGCCCTGGAAGATCCAGCAGTCCATCCAGTTGCTCCTGCCCCCCGCTGGCCAGCAGACTCTGTCCTGGAGCAGCATAGCCCTGGACAATGTGAATGTCCCCCAACCTACAGCTCTAGAGTGCACTggggttggcaacccactcccagccATTAAGGACCCAGGGTCAGTCCCTATGCCACAAGTGATTGACCAGGCCAAGGCAATCCTGCAGAGCCACGTTGACTCCAAATGCGAGGAGATTCACCAGGGCAAGGTTCCTGTCTACATACGTGGCTCTTGTGAGTTCAGAATTCCTGGGGGCCTGCAAGTGGCTCCCGTCACCTGCATCCCAGAAAGCAAGCCCCTGGAACTACAGGCAGCAGATGACCTGGACAAACGACAGGAAGTTACACCCTGGATGCCAGCGGCCCTTGACCAGCAGCAACAAGCCTCATCAGATGCTCTCATTAAACATCCTAAGTTGCCCTGGGCCCTGTCTCAGGGATCCATTGAGAAACTGAAGACAACTTTACAGCACAAGTATCTGGCCTTCTTGTCAGGGCTGCCTGCTCTTTATTATGTGGCTCTCTCCAGAGCTATGGCTCCAGCAATCACCTCCCCAGCTATGAAGACAGAGATGGTGCCTGGACCTGTCCAATTCCCAACAGAACTTCTGACTCAGGTGCCCTCACCTGAAGAGCAGGGTCTGAGTCCTGGGCCAGGCTTTCAAGATGGCAATGAGGCTTGTGCagacactgcaggtgaattccaGGCTGAAGTGCAGATGGAAGGAATAATCAAGATAGTGCCTCGAGAAAGCCAGACAGGGCCTGCGAGGCCCTACTCACTCAGGGAACCCATCTTGACTAAACTAAATTTCCATCTGAGAAAGAAGATCCTAGAGATACAACTGGGAATTCCCCTAAAGGCAAGGGAGTCCAGAGAACAAACTgtagcaatgccaaagaacgtgtGCACACAGGAGTCCCCTGGGAATCTAGACAACCAAGGAAAACTACCACTCCAGGATCTCCCCGTTCCACCAGATACGCCACATTCCCCAGATCCAGAATGGCTCCACCTCACGGAAGAGCTAGCCACGGAGTTAAAGACAGTGCATCAGAAACAGAAGCAACGTCATTTCAGCGCAGCACACCGTGGTTCTGTCCACTGGGCCGCCCAGACCTCACAGTCCAGTGGGGACACAACAGAGGGCAAGGCCCGGGCACTCTGTGTTCAGCTAGAAGCCAGTGTGGATGGCCCCAGCCTGGAGGAGCCCTGGGGCTCTGAGCCCCACAGGCCTGACAAGAGCAAGGGCTCAGCCCACATTCCCACActggcagaaagaagaaagaagccaGGCAAACCCAAACCAGTTGGGGACCGCGGAGAAGGGGATGCAAGCTTCACACTCTCCTCCACAAGAGAAAAAAGCCACCCAACTGAAGCACAGAGGCCAGAAGGGCTGCTCCTGAAGAGGACACCCCACAGCTCCTGTTGCCAGAGACATCATTTTCATCGTGATGCTCCGTGCCAGCACAGTCCTCAGCATCAACCTCAGCTTAAACTCCCAGAGCTACCTCCTGGAGTCCCTGAGGGGAAAGACTCTGAGAATGACCAGCGAGCCAGTCAAGCCAAGCTCAACGTCATCCTCAAACCAGCAAGAGTTCCTGAGAATGCCCAGCCTGTGGTGCTCGAGGGGTCACAGGGCCAGCCTTTCTTGGGCCAACTCACTCCAGGTAACCCATTGTGGGGCCACACTTTACATGGTCAGGTGTTGCAGGGGCCAGTGATGCCAGGCTATACTCACCAGAGGCCCAGTCTTCCAGATTCTGGCTTTAGAAATAAGATGAAATCTTTTTGGCACTGTATTAACCtcaaaacaaaaggcaaagggcATAAGGAATCCATGCCCTCCACCTCTGAGAAAATGGCTAACACAAGAAAAGTAAATGTAGCCAAGAGCCTGGCTCCAGCCAAAAGTCCCAAGGAGAGAACTAAAACAGAGAAGACAAGAGGGGACCTGAAGGCCCAATTTCCACCCCCTGAGAAGCAGATGGGCCTGGCCCTCATGGACATACCCCGGTCCCCGGACAGCAAGCTCCGGCACCGCTCCCACTCGGATCGACTCCACTCAGCCTCTGTTCTGAGCACCCCCCACCACTGCCCTCGGCACTGCCCTCGAGTGGTTTGTGCCACCCACCCAGGGAACCCACCCTGA